In Paenibacillus xylanilyticus, the genomic window GCATTTATCCCTTATTTTGTCCGGACCTACAACATCCCTGTTCAGGAAGCCGAGAAAGACTGGAAGGAATATCGTTCACTGAATGATTTCTTCACCCGCAAATTAAAGCCGGGCATGCGCCCGCTGGATCTTTCGGAACATGCACTCATCAGCCCCGTCGATGCCAAAATCACGGCAGCAGGGCCCGTATCTGCAGGCACACTCCTGAATGTTAAGGGACAAAATTATACACTTGCTGAATTATTAAACCACTCACCACATCTGGAGAAGTACAAGCACGGTTATGCATTCGTCCTGTACCTCAGCCCTCGTGACTATCACCGGATTCATGCTCCCGTTAGCGGGCACAGAATCGAAAGTGAGCATATCAAGGGGAAGGTTTACCCTGTAAATGATTTTGGACTGACGCATATGAAGTCGGTGCTAAGTCGAAACGAACGTCTGATTACGTATATCGGTCATGCTTATGGAGAAGTCGCTGTCGTCAAAGTCGGCGCCATGAACGTAAGCAGCATTCAGTACGCGGATACGGCTGCAAGCACTTGGGCACAAGGGGATGACCTGGCTTATTTTGAATTCGGTTCCACTGTGGTACTGCTGACGCAGAGCGGCACCTTTGAACCTGATCCCCGTCTCCAGCCGGGTGATTCCGTCAAAATGGGTACACTGCTTGGCCGCCTGAAGCCAAATCGCTGAATACTCCAGATCCAAATAAAGAGGATGGCGCAAGACCTGATTGCAGGTGCTTGCGCCATCCTCTTTAGGATTGAAATATGATTGTTCTACGTTAGTCACTGGAGATTCCATATATACATTCAATACGAAACATCGCTCCGTATGTACAGGCCCTCTGACTTTTCTTCAAAACCACACGTTTTGCAGTTCCTCCGCCGGTTTGAAGCGACGCAGACGGTTCCGGAAAATAGTGCATCCCTTCATAGAGCATCCCCGGTTGCGGATCCGCCGTTTTCCGTTCATCACAAGTTCCCCCTTTCGTTTCGTCTGGAATGCTACTTACTTACCCCTGGCCTCCAGACTTGAAACGTTACCCTGATCTCCGGCGCGTACCTAACGAATCTCGGAAGGACTTTTGCCGGTGTATTGCTTGAACTGACGACTGAAGAAAAAGATATCCCGATACCCGAGGGCATCCGCGACCTCGGTTACATTCATGCCCGTATGCACCAGCAAATGTTCTGCTCGCTCAATGCGCATGCGAATGATATACGACTGAACAGAAGAGCCGATTAGTTCCTTGAATTTGATGGAGAAGTATCTGGGCGACAAGCCCGCACGTGCAGCCAGATCCTCTACCCGATGGGTAATCCCCGGATGCTGGCGTACATAGTTTGCCACTTCCTGAATGACATCAGACAATTGGTTGCT contains:
- the asd gene encoding archaetidylserine decarboxylase (Phosphatidylserine decarboxylase is synthesized as a single chain precursor. Generation of the pyruvoyl active site from a Ser is coupled to cleavage of a Gly-Ser bond between the larger (beta) and smaller (alpha chains). It is an integral membrane protein.), which encodes MAKTLLRLMTELSSRKWISRTVGAFSKSRGSKAFIPYFVRTYNIPVQEAEKDWKEYRSLNDFFTRKLKPGMRPLDLSEHALISPVDAKITAAGPVSAGTLLNVKGQNYTLAELLNHSPHLEKYKHGYAFVLYLSPRDYHRIHAPVSGHRIESEHIKGKVYPVNDFGLTHMKSVLSRNERLITYIGHAYGEVAVVKVGAMNVSSIQYADTAASTWAQGDDLAYFEFGSTVVLLTQSGTFEPDPRLQPGDSVKMGTLLGRLKPNR